Proteins encoded together in one Hymenobacter monticola window:
- a CDS encoding PepSY-associated TM helix domain-containing protein yields the protein MTPLKYAFRTVHLWLGLASGLVIVWVCLTGCVLAFEKELEQAWHSERYFVAPASTPRLSLAQVAKAVQAYKPKAKIGSFKVYADPTRTVEVSLAGAPEGSKGSRPNNAAAEQKGQERASRPAAGEGPEKGPGKGGKGGKGGEGGGPRVFVNPYTGAVTGELNPRDNFFKTVEMLHRGLVAGKVGKLVMGISATTFLFILATGIVLWWPTARKALSTRLKVKWGSSWKRLNHDFHIVLGFYASVFLFVIALTGVGMSFDWVGEGINKLTHSPLKRPEAPESAAPVAGAAAPAFAPDAVLALARQQAPDAEFYAVQLPKDPKGSIRVAVLRPGAITENATDEVYLDQYSGQVISVQTYAQRPVGQRIRGLFKPVHTGAIFGWPTKALALVMTLLGATFPVTGTIMWLNRRRKQQRKPRELVAVS from the coding sequence ATGACTCCACTTAAATATGCTTTCCGAACCGTCCACTTGTGGCTGGGGCTCGCCTCGGGCCTGGTCATCGTTTGGGTGTGCCTCACCGGCTGCGTGCTGGCTTTCGAAAAAGAGCTGGAGCAGGCCTGGCATTCAGAGCGCTACTTTGTGGCGCCGGCCAGCACGCCGCGCCTTTCGCTGGCACAGGTAGCCAAGGCCGTGCAAGCCTACAAACCCAAAGCCAAAATCGGCAGCTTTAAAGTATATGCCGACCCCACCCGCACCGTGGAGGTAAGCCTCGCCGGCGCGCCCGAGGGCAGCAAGGGCAGCCGCCCCAACAACGCGGCTGCCGAGCAGAAGGGCCAAGAACGCGCCAGCCGGCCCGCTGCGGGCGAAGGGCCTGAAAAAGGCCCCGGCAAGGGTGGTAAAGGCGGAAAGGGCGGCGAAGGCGGCGGCCCCCGCGTGTTCGTGAACCCTTACACTGGCGCCGTCACCGGCGAGCTGAACCCGCGCGACAACTTTTTCAAAACGGTGGAGATGCTGCACCGCGGCCTGGTGGCTGGCAAGGTGGGCAAGCTCGTGATGGGCATCAGTGCCACCACGTTTCTGTTCATCCTCGCCACGGGCATCGTGCTGTGGTGGCCCACGGCCCGCAAGGCTTTGAGCACTCGCCTCAAGGTGAAGTGGGGCAGTAGCTGGAAGCGTCTCAACCACGATTTTCACATCGTGCTGGGCTTCTACGCGTCCGTTTTCCTGTTCGTCATCGCCCTCACCGGCGTGGGCATGTCGTTCGATTGGGTAGGGGAGGGCATCAATAAGCTCACCCACTCGCCCCTGAAGCGCCCCGAAGCCCCCGAGTCGGCCGCGCCCGTTGCCGGGGCCGCCGCGCCGGCCTTCGCGCCCGATGCTGTGCTGGCCCTGGCCCGCCAGCAAGCCCCCGATGCCGAATTTTACGCCGTGCAGCTGCCCAAAGACCCCAAAGGCAGCATCCGGGTAGCTGTGCTGCGCCCCGGTGCCATCACCGAAAACGCCACCGACGAGGTGTACCTCGACCAATATTCCGGCCAGGTTATCAGCGTCCAAACCTACGCCCAGCGCCCCGTGGGCCAGCGCATCCGCGGCTTGTTCAAGCCGGTGCACACGGGCGCCATTTTCGGCTGGCCCACTAAGGCGCTGGCTTTGGTGATGACGCTGCTCGGCGCCACCTTCCCCGTCACGGGCACCATCATGTGGCTCAACCGGCGGCGCAAGCAGCAGCGCAAGCCCCGGGAACTGGTGGCTGTGAGCTGA
- the dnaB gene encoding replicative DNA helicase: MVPFNASAAGKLPPQAPELEMAVLGALMLEKDALTSVIDLLKPESFYKDAHQRIYKAVIRLFDKSEPIDQLTVVHELREMGELEAAGGPFYVANLTLKVNSAANVEYHARIITETAIKRELIRISSEIQRDAFEDTTDVFKLLDDTESALFEVSEANIRKNFDDMRSLMGKAIKELEEKKNQSDGLTGVPTGFSALDRVTSGWQPSDLVIIAARPGMGKCLGKGTKVLMFDGDLRNVEDVLPGDLLMGDDSTPRRVLSIARGRENMYWVRQNKGDDYRVNESHILSLKRSRNEGPHRHGDVLNITVKDYLAKGPKFRSNYKGYKVPVEFEAQELPVDPYFLGVWLGDGASNNCRITGQDPEIIDYLHEYAATLGMQVTVGVVENRCNSYGITRGRQGGNIAEYSLQDELRQLGVLGDKHIPRDYAINSTENRLRLLAGLIDSDGHLDPVSNGYEITQKNHRLARQIKFLGDSLGFRTSLTKKRATISSIGYESEVWRVRLYGDINRVPVRVARKKAQPWASPVDWRQTGITVEFDKVDDYYGFEIDGNRLFLLQDMTVTHNTAFVVSAMRNAAVDFKKAVAIFSLEMSSLQLVNRLISAEAELDSEKIKKGSLADHEWQQLNHKITALSAAPIYIDDTPGLSIRELRTKCRRLRSQKDVQMIIIDYLQLMSGNTDGRGGNREQEIASISRALKGIAKELNVPVLALSQLSRSVETRGGDKKPQLSDLRESGSIEQDADMVIFLYRPEYYGLDQDAEGNSTQGVGEVIIAKHRNGSLETVQLKFIGKFTKFADLDGMGGGFDPGNYQTMSLPASNFDSEPSPFAPNTIRLGSKINESPVPFPKSNFSNEEPPF; the protein is encoded by the coding sequence ATGGTCCCCTTTAATGCCAGCGCGGCCGGCAAGCTGCCGCCCCAGGCGCCCGAGCTCGAAATGGCCGTGCTCGGGGCCCTGATGCTGGAAAAAGATGCCCTCACCTCGGTGATTGACCTGCTCAAGCCCGAGAGCTTTTACAAAGATGCCCACCAGCGCATCTACAAGGCCGTCATCCGGCTGTTTGATAAGTCCGAGCCCATCGACCAGCTCACCGTGGTGCACGAGCTGCGCGAAATGGGCGAGCTCGAAGCCGCCGGTGGCCCCTTCTACGTGGCCAACCTCACCCTCAAGGTGAACTCGGCCGCCAACGTGGAATACCACGCCCGCATCATCACCGAAACCGCCATCAAACGCGAGCTGATTCGGATTTCGAGCGAAATCCAGCGCGACGCGTTCGAGGACACCACCGACGTGTTCAAGCTGCTCGACGACACCGAATCGGCGCTGTTTGAGGTATCGGAGGCGAACATTCGCAAGAACTTCGACGACATGCGCAGCCTGATGGGCAAGGCCATCAAGGAGCTCGAAGAAAAGAAAAACCAGAGCGACGGCCTCACCGGTGTGCCCACCGGCTTCTCGGCCCTGGACCGCGTCACGAGCGGCTGGCAACCGTCTGACCTGGTGATTATTGCTGCACGTCCGGGCATGGGCAAGTGCTTGGGCAAAGGCACGAAGGTGCTGATGTTCGATGGCGACCTGCGCAACGTGGAAGACGTACTGCCCGGCGACCTGCTCATGGGCGACGACTCGACCCCGCGTCGGGTGCTGAGCATCGCCCGCGGCCGCGAAAACATGTATTGGGTGCGCCAGAACAAAGGCGACGACTACCGCGTGAATGAGAGCCACATTCTCTCGCTCAAGCGTAGCCGCAACGAGGGCCCGCACCGCCACGGCGACGTGCTCAATATCACCGTGAAGGACTATCTGGCCAAGGGGCCGAAGTTCCGCTCGAACTACAAGGGCTACAAAGTGCCTGTGGAATTTGAGGCGCAGGAGCTGCCCGTCGACCCGTATTTCCTGGGCGTGTGGCTGGGCGACGGCGCCAGCAACAACTGCCGCATTACCGGACAAGACCCCGAAATCATTGATTATCTGCACGAATATGCCGCTACGCTGGGCATGCAGGTAACGGTGGGCGTGGTCGAAAACCGCTGCAACAGCTACGGCATCACGCGCGGACGGCAGGGCGGCAACATTGCCGAATACTCCCTGCAGGATGAGCTGCGGCAACTGGGCGTGCTCGGCGACAAGCACATTCCGCGTGACTATGCCATCAACTCGACAGAGAACCGTCTGCGCCTGCTGGCGGGCCTCATCGACAGTGACGGCCACCTCGACCCGGTTTCCAACGGCTACGAAATCACCCAGAAAAACCACCGCCTGGCCCGGCAAATCAAATTTCTGGGTGACTCGCTGGGTTTCCGCACCTCGCTCACGAAGAAGCGGGCCACCATTTCCAGCATCGGCTACGAGAGTGAAGTGTGGCGCGTGCGCCTCTACGGCGATATCAACCGCGTACCGGTGCGCGTGGCCCGCAAAAAGGCCCAACCCTGGGCCTCGCCCGTCGACTGGCGGCAGACAGGCATCACAGTGGAATTCGACAAAGTCGATGATTACTACGGCTTTGAGATTGACGGCAACCGCCTGTTCCTGCTGCAGGACATGACCGTGACGCACAACACGGCCTTCGTAGTCTCGGCCATGCGCAACGCGGCCGTGGATTTCAAGAAAGCAGTGGCCATCTTTTCGCTCGAAATGTCCTCGCTGCAGCTCGTCAACCGTCTGATTTCGGCTGAGGCGGAGCTGGATTCGGAGAAAATCAAGAAAGGTAGCTTGGCCGACCACGAGTGGCAACAGCTCAACCACAAAATCACGGCCCTCTCGGCCGCCCCGATTTATATCGATGATACGCCCGGTCTGAGCATCCGCGAGTTGCGCACCAAGTGCCGCCGCCTGCGCTCGCAGAAGGACGTGCAGATGATTATCATCGACTACCTGCAGCTGATGAGTGGCAACACCGACGGCCGCGGCGGCAACCGCGAACAGGAAATCGCCAGCATCTCGCGGGCCCTCAAGGGCATTGCCAAGGAGCTGAACGTGCCCGTTTTGGCCCTCTCGCAGCTCTCGCGCTCGGTGGAAACGCGCGGTGGCGACAAAAAGCCGCAGCTGAGTGACCTTCGCGAATCGGGCTCTATCGAGCAGGACGCCGACATGGTAATCTTCCTCTACCGCCCCGAATACTACGGCCTCGACCAGGACGCCGAGGGCAACTCGACGCAGGGTGTGGGCGAAGTCATCATTGCCAAGCACCGGAACGGCTCCCTCGAAACCGTGCAGCTCAAGTTCATCGGCAAGTTCACCAAGTTTGCCGACCTCGACGGCATGGGCGGCGGCTTCGACCCGGGCAACTACCAGACCATGAGCCTGCCCGCCAGCAACTTCGACAGCGAGCCCAGTCCCTTTGCGCCCAACACCATTCGCCTGGGTTCTAAGATTAACGAGTCGCCGGTTCCGTTCCCGAAGAGCAACTTTAGCAACGAGGAGCCGCCGTTTTAA
- a CDS encoding alpha/beta fold hydrolase: protein MKPTLLLLHGALGSPTTLEPLAELLVADFTVKTFAFAGHAGREVNPETFTLPHFAEEVLAFLKTHETAPAHVFGYSMGGYAALLAARQQPALFASITTLGTKLDWSPESAAAETRFLDPEKMQAKVPAFAEQLRQRHAPADWAAVVRATASMMLAAGANPPLAAADFAALQVPVQVLMGDGDLTPERGDASRLLAGQLPQMQYAVLPNTPHPIERVDIPDLAKRIKAFALAHS, encoded by the coding sequence ATGAAACCAACGCTGTTGTTGCTGCATGGTGCCCTGGGTAGCCCCACGACTCTGGAGCCATTAGCAGAGCTGCTGGTGGCCGATTTCACGGTCAAAACCTTCGCCTTTGCCGGCCACGCCGGACGTGAGGTGAATCCGGAAACGTTCACGCTGCCGCATTTTGCAGAGGAAGTTCTGGCGTTTCTCAAAACCCACGAAACCGCCCCGGCGCACGTGTTTGGCTACAGCATGGGCGGCTACGCGGCGCTGCTGGCGGCCCGGCAGCAGCCGGCGCTGTTTGCCAGCATCACCACGCTGGGCACCAAGCTGGACTGGTCGCCGGAAAGCGCGGCGGCTGAAACCCGCTTCCTCGACCCCGAGAAGATGCAAGCCAAAGTGCCCGCCTTTGCCGAGCAGCTGCGCCAGCGCCACGCGCCCGCCGACTGGGCCGCTGTGGTGCGCGCCACCGCCAGCATGATGCTTGCGGCCGGGGCCAACCCACCACTGGCTGCGGCTGATTTTGCGGCACTGCAAGTGCCCGTGCAGGTGCTCATGGGCGACGGCGACCTGACCCCCGAAAGGGGAGACGCCAGCCGCCTGCTGGCCGGGCAGTTGCCCCAAATGCAATACGCGGTGCTGCCCAACACGCCGCACCCCATCGAACGAGTCGACATTCCAGATTTAGCAAAAAGGATTAAGGCTTTTGCTTTGGCACATTCTTGA
- a CDS encoding sulfite exporter TauE/SafE family protein, with product MIDGIALPSLVLLSFFAFLAGLIDGMVGGGGLIQLPALLLLLPQVPVPTVLGTGKVASLAGTSASAFRYLRGLTGVPIRWRTVAVAAVVAGCFALLGARAVSGLNKELVKPLVLALLVLMAAYTFWRKDFGSLHAPRLHGRRELWTGVVLGASIGFYDGFFGPGTGSLLLFAFVGLFGYDFLAASASAKVVNVATNMAGLAYFISTGQVLYHVAVPMAVCNVLGSLVGARLALRQGTGFVRVLFLVVVSAFILKLGWETFA from the coding sequence ATGATAGACGGCATTGCCTTGCCCTCGCTTGTCCTGTTAAGCTTTTTTGCCTTTCTGGCCGGCCTCATCGATGGCATGGTGGGCGGGGGCGGGCTCATTCAGTTGCCGGCGCTGCTGCTATTGCTGCCTCAGGTGCCGGTGCCCACGGTGCTCGGCACGGGCAAAGTGGCGAGCCTGGCGGGCACGTCGGCCTCGGCGTTTCGGTATTTGCGGGGGCTGACGGGGGTGCCCATTCGCTGGCGCACGGTGGCGGTGGCAGCCGTGGTAGCGGGTTGCTTTGCGTTGCTGGGGGCGCGGGCCGTGAGCGGCCTCAACAAGGAGCTGGTGAAGCCGCTGGTGCTGGCGCTGCTGGTGCTCATGGCCGCGTATACGTTTTGGCGCAAGGATTTTGGCAGCCTGCACGCGCCGCGTCTGCACGGCCGCCGGGAGTTGTGGACGGGCGTGGTGCTGGGGGCCAGCATCGGGTTCTACGACGGCTTTTTTGGGCCGGGCACGGGCAGTTTGCTGCTGTTTGCCTTCGTGGGGCTGTTTGGCTATGACTTTCTAGCCGCCTCAGCCTCGGCCAAGGTGGTGAACGTGGCCACCAACATGGCCGGGCTGGCTTACTTCATCTCCACCGGACAGGTGCTCTACCACGTGGCGGTGCCCATGGCCGTGTGCAACGTGCTGGGCTCGCTGGTGGGCGCGCGGCTGGCGCTGCGGCAGGGCACGGGCTTCGTGCGAGTGCTGTTCTTAGTCGTCGTCAGCGCGTTTATTCTGAAGCTTGGCTGGGAGACGTTTGCATAA
- a CDS encoding T9SS type A sorting domain-containing protein, whose protein sequence is MTTAARIEAPALLGASRLRMNFPMTVRRGTKAGLVIQMGSNVDLGILTGTSIRTYLNGSSTAVDNFAASTLLDLTATGSNKAVLEFIVADDINQIEVRTAGLLNASVSIDIFAAYGTVTPLPVELTAFLGKATSSGVVLTWNTASERNNDRFVVERADDQSDAFRAIGQVKGAGNSIQPQQYQFVDANPLALGYYRLRQVDADGKEEFSPIVAVKSALKAAELAAYPSPAVETLTVTGAAGASFGVFNQFGQKLLEAKMTLEQRQQLDVRSLPNGVYFLKDLSTGQSTRFVKTASVR, encoded by the coding sequence TTGACAACGGCGGCCCGGATTGAGGCCCCGGCGCTACTGGGGGCGTCCCGCCTGCGGATGAACTTTCCGATGACGGTTCGGCGCGGCACCAAAGCGGGCCTGGTGATTCAAATGGGCTCGAATGTGGACCTAGGCATCCTAACCGGTACCAGCATCCGAACTTACCTAAACGGCAGCTCAACGGCGGTGGACAACTTCGCGGCGAGCACGCTGCTCGACCTGACTGCAACCGGCAGCAACAAGGCGGTGCTGGAATTCATCGTAGCCGACGACATCAACCAGATTGAGGTGCGCACCGCCGGCCTGCTCAACGCCAGCGTGAGCATCGACATTTTTGCCGCCTACGGCACCGTGACCCCGCTGCCGGTCGAGCTGACGGCCTTTCTGGGCAAGGCCACCAGCTCCGGCGTGGTCCTGACCTGGAACACCGCGTCGGAACGTAACAACGACCGTTTTGTGGTGGAGCGCGCCGACGACCAATCGGATGCTTTCCGGGCCATTGGCCAGGTAAAAGGCGCCGGCAATAGCATCCAGCCCCAGCAGTACCAGTTTGTTGATGCCAATCCGCTAGCCTTGGGTTATTACCGGTTGCGCCAGGTCGATGCCGATGGCAAAGAAGAGTTCAGCCCCATTGTGGCGGTGAAAAGCGCCCTCAAGGCCGCCGAATTGGCTGCTTACCCCAGCCCCGCTGTCGAGACCCTGACGGTAACCGGTGCAGCGGGTGCTTCTTTCGGCGTGTTCAACCAGTTCGGCCAAAAGCTACTGGAAGCAAAAATGACCCTGGAGCAACGCCAGCAGCTGGATGTGCGCAGCCTGCCCAATGGCGTATATTTCCTGAAAGACCTGAGTACGGGCCAAAGCACCCGGTTTGTGAAAACAGCCAGCGTGCGCTAG
- a CDS encoding UDP-N-acetylmuramate--L-alanine ligase, which produces MASDTLLPPSAAPQRVHLIAVGGSIMHNLALALHRQGARVTGSDDEIFEPARGRLAAAGLLPAQEGWDAASITPDLDAVIVGMHARPDNPELLRAQELGLKVYSFPEYIYEASRDKQRIVIGGSHGKTSITACILHVLRYHGRQFDYAVGAQLAGFDLMVQLTDAPIIIIEGDEYLSSPVDRRPKFHLYQHHIGVISGISWDHINVFPTEEIYREQFRIFADMTPKAGVLIYDRDDEQVQLVSVPTNPDVTYIGYGPHEHVIRNGKTFLINKKDEEVPIQVFGEHNLRNISAAKEVCKQLGIKGKDFFKAVASFPGAARRLELVKEGATSVVYKDFAHAPSKLKATATALKRQFPQRRLVACLELHTFSSLNPAFLPQYAHCFDAPDVAVVYFNPHVLEHKRLPPLAAATVAEAFQRPDIRVITDSAELAAFLRAQSWHDANLLLMSSGTFDGLDLTALAAEITG; this is translated from the coding sequence TTGGCTTCCGATACGCTTCTTCCGCCATCTGCTGCGCCGCAACGCGTCCACCTCATCGCCGTGGGCGGCAGCATCATGCACAACCTGGCCCTGGCCTTGCACCGCCAGGGCGCCCGCGTGACGGGCTCCGACGACGAAATTTTTGAGCCCGCCCGCGGCCGCCTCGCCGCCGCCGGCCTGCTGCCCGCCCAGGAAGGCTGGGACGCCGCGAGCATCACCCCCGACCTCGACGCCGTGATTGTGGGCATGCACGCCCGCCCCGATAACCCCGAGCTGCTGCGCGCCCAGGAGCTGGGCTTGAAGGTGTATTCCTTCCCCGAGTACATCTACGAGGCCAGCCGCGACAAGCAGCGCATCGTCATCGGCGGTTCGCACGGCAAAACCAGCATCACGGCCTGCATTCTGCACGTGCTGCGCTACCACGGCCGGCAGTTCGACTACGCCGTGGGCGCCCAACTGGCTGGTTTCGATTTGATGGTGCAGCTGACGGACGCGCCCATCATCATCATTGAGGGCGACGAATACCTGTCGTCGCCGGTAGACCGGCGGCCCAAGTTTCACCTCTACCAGCACCACATCGGCGTGATTTCGGGCATCAGCTGGGACCACATCAACGTGTTTCCGACCGAGGAAATCTACCGCGAGCAGTTCCGCATCTTCGCCGACATGACGCCCAAGGCCGGCGTGCTCATCTACGACCGCGACGACGAGCAGGTGCAGCTGGTGAGCGTGCCCACCAACCCCGACGTGACCTACATCGGCTACGGCCCGCACGAGCACGTCATTCGCAACGGCAAGACCTTCCTCATCAACAAGAAGGACGAGGAAGTGCCCATTCAGGTGTTTGGCGAGCACAACCTGCGCAACATCTCGGCCGCCAAGGAGGTGTGCAAGCAGCTGGGCATCAAAGGCAAGGATTTCTTCAAGGCGGTGGCTTCGTTCCCCGGTGCCGCGCGGCGCCTAGAGCTGGTGAAGGAAGGTGCTACTTCGGTAGTGTACAAGGACTTCGCCCACGCGCCCAGCAAGCTCAAAGCCACCGCCACAGCCCTGAAGCGGCAGTTTCCGCAACGCCGCCTGGTGGCTTGCCTGGAGCTGCACACTTTCAGCAGCCTCAACCCGGCTTTCCTGCCGCAGTACGCGCACTGCTTTGATGCGCCCGACGTGGCCGTGGTGTACTTCAACCCCCACGTGCTGGAGCACAAGCGCCTGCCGCCGCTGGCCGCCGCCACCGTGGCCGAGGCCTTCCAGCGCCCCGACATCCGGGTGATTACCGACAGCGCCGAACTGGCCGCCTTCCTGCGCGCCCAGAGCTGGCACGATGCCAACCTGCTGCTCATGTCGTCGGGCACGTTCGATGGACTGGACCTGACGGCGCTGGCCGCTGAAATCACCGGTTGA
- a CDS encoding TonB-dependent siderophore receptor has product MVSQAQTGAPHHPHEKRHSRMGEVTGRIELADGQAAEQVSVRVKGTDMGVNTAPDGSYRLQAPAGWQVLTISCLGCTPQEVTVEVKPGQSVAAQPVRLAAGEQQLREVTVTGAKSLNQRVVSASKMPIAPLDNPQSIVTIERAVLEQQQALRLSDVLANVSGVYVMGNTGGTQEEIGSRGFAYGSSNTFKNGVRFNNGIMPEVSSLERMEVLKGSAAILYGNVAAGGILNLVTKKPQFQRGGSVGLRVGSFGFVKPQFDVYGAVGQSQTVAFRLNGTYERGNSYRDGVSSNRVYVNPSLLFRLTPKTDLIIEGDYLRDRRTPDYGIGAVNYQIYDSRSRFLNTADARNATNQTSATATLTSRLSDAWQVRAVGSFQRYDNELLSAARPTANVIKPGRNYGNWQRSLQRTETAENYFLAQLDMTGTLRTGRVGHTLLVGADADQYNTNALSYLSQAYDSLNIIDPSRKLGAPKNAVSGYDALVYNTRTLGNTRRAGFYAQDLISLIDHVKVLAGVRWSYQETPSNVYNYRATVNGANNKPVLDAAGNPVLVTAVTENFRYDNAFSPRLGLVYQPLKTTSLFASYSNSFAPNSGFDEQGDALAPSLIDQYEVGIKNELFKGALSANATAYRIVNSNQAQSILPTDPRFATSRVSAPQELAGEVTSQGVEVDVQSRPVNGISLIAGYSYNTITYTKSNLYENGSRLRYAPAHTANASLFYSFANVFANSATLRGLNAGFTAYYVGDRLGGRNARLLDPATGRPWAAGTDAFQLIAVPNYFLFDASVNYTYDRFSLRFKMANLLNELSYNLHDDNSINPIAPRTFSATLGYKL; this is encoded by the coding sequence ATGGTTTCCCAGGCTCAAACCGGTGCCCCGCACCATCCGCACGAAAAACGGCACAGCCGCATGGGTGAAGTAACGGGCCGCATTGAGCTGGCCGATGGGCAAGCCGCTGAGCAGGTTTCGGTGCGGGTCAAGGGGACGGATATGGGCGTGAACACGGCCCCCGACGGCAGCTACCGGCTGCAGGCGCCGGCCGGCTGGCAAGTGCTCACCATCAGCTGCCTAGGCTGCACGCCGCAGGAAGTGACCGTGGAAGTGAAGCCCGGCCAAAGCGTGGCGGCCCAGCCCGTGCGCCTGGCTGCCGGCGAGCAGCAGCTACGTGAAGTAACCGTGACGGGCGCCAAAAGCCTGAACCAGCGCGTGGTGAGCGCCAGCAAAATGCCCATCGCTCCGCTCGACAACCCGCAGAGCATCGTCACCATCGAGCGCGCCGTGCTGGAGCAGCAGCAGGCCCTGCGCCTGAGCGACGTGCTGGCCAACGTGAGCGGCGTGTATGTGATGGGCAACACCGGCGGCACCCAGGAGGAAATCGGCAGTCGCGGCTTCGCCTACGGTAGCTCCAACACCTTCAAAAACGGTGTGCGCTTCAACAACGGCATCATGCCCGAAGTAAGCTCGCTGGAGCGCATGGAAGTGCTGAAGGGCAGCGCGGCCATCCTATATGGCAACGTGGCGGCCGGCGGCATCCTCAACCTCGTCACCAAGAAGCCACAGTTTCAGCGCGGCGGCTCGGTGGGGCTGCGCGTGGGCAGCTTTGGCTTCGTAAAGCCGCAGTTCGACGTGTATGGCGCTGTGGGGCAGAGCCAGACCGTGGCCTTCCGCCTGAACGGCACCTACGAGCGCGGCAACAGCTACCGCGACGGCGTGAGCAGCAACCGCGTGTATGTGAACCCCTCGCTGCTGTTCCGCCTCACGCCCAAAACCGACCTCATCATCGAGGGCGACTACCTGCGCGACCGGCGCACGCCCGACTACGGCATTGGGGCGGTGAACTACCAGATTTACGACTCGCGCAGCCGCTTTCTGAACACCGCCGACGCCCGCAACGCCACCAACCAAACCAGCGCCACGGCTACCCTCACCTCGCGCCTGAGCGACGCTTGGCAGGTGCGCGCGGTGGGCTCGTTCCAGCGCTACGACAATGAGCTGCTGAGCGCCGCCCGCCCCACGGCCAACGTCATCAAGCCCGGCCGCAACTATGGCAACTGGCAGCGCAGCCTGCAGCGCACCGAAACCGCCGAGAACTACTTCCTGGCCCAGCTCGACATGACGGGCACGCTCCGCACCGGCCGCGTTGGCCACACCCTGCTGGTGGGGGCCGACGCCGACCAGTACAATACCAACGCCCTGAGCTACCTCTCGCAAGCCTACGATTCGCTCAACATCATCGACCCCAGCCGCAAGCTGGGCGCGCCCAAAAATGCCGTGAGCGGGTATGATGCGCTGGTTTACAACACGCGCACGCTCGGCAACACCCGCCGCGCCGGCTTCTATGCCCAGGACCTCATCAGCCTGATTGACCACGTGAAAGTGCTGGCCGGCGTGCGCTGGAGCTACCAGGAAACGCCCAGCAATGTGTACAATTACCGCGCAACGGTGAATGGTGCGAACAACAAACCCGTGCTGGATGCGGCCGGCAACCCCGTGCTGGTAACCGCCGTGACCGAAAATTTCCGCTACGACAACGCTTTCTCGCCGCGCCTGGGTTTGGTATATCAGCCCCTCAAGACCACCTCGCTGTTCGCGTCCTACTCGAACTCCTTCGCGCCCAACTCCGGTTTCGACGAGCAAGGCGATGCGCTCGCCCCCTCGCTCATCGACCAATACGAGGTAGGCATCAAGAACGAGTTGTTCAAAGGCGCCTTGTCGGCCAACGCCACGGCCTACCGCATCGTCAACAGCAACCAGGCGCAGTCCATTCTGCCCACCGACCCGCGCTTTGCCACCAGCAGGGTGAGCGCGCCGCAGGAGCTGGCCGGCGAGGTCACGAGCCAAGGCGTGGAAGTAGACGTGCAGAGCCGTCCCGTCAACGGCATCTCGCTCATCGCCGGCTACAGCTACAACACCATCACCTACACCAAGAGCAACCTCTACGAAAACGGCAGCCGCCTGCGCTACGCCCCCGCCCACACGGCCAACGCTAGCCTGTTCTACAGCTTCGCCAACGTGTTTGCCAACAGCGCCACCCTGCGCGGCCTGAACGCCGGCTTCACGGCCTACTACGTGGGCGACCGGCTGGGCGGCCGCAACGCCCGCCTGCTCGACCCCGCCACCGGCCGCCCCTGGGCCGCGGGCACCGACGCCTTCCAGCTGATTGCCGTGCCCAACTACTTCCTCTTCGATGCCTCGGTGAACTATACTTACGACCGGTTCTCGCTGCGATTCAAAATGGCCAACCTGCTCAACGAGCTGAGTTACAACCTGCACGACGACAACAGCATCAATCCCATTGCGCCGCGCACCTTCTCGGCCACGCTTGGTTATAAGCTCTAA